The following proteins are encoded in a genomic region of Candidatus Bathyarchaeia archaeon:
- a CDS encoding DNA-directed RNA polymerase subunit N, which yields MMIPVRCFTCGEVVGDKWEEYISRLNRGEDPSRILDDLGLKKYCCRRTLISHVEVIDEVLKYAEHMKEPGGR from the coding sequence ATGATGATCCCGGTAAGATGTTTCACTTGCGGGGAAGTCGTGGGGGATAAATGGGAGGAATACATCTCGAGGCTGAACAGGGGGGAGGATCCCTCGAGGATACTCGACGACCTCGGCCTGAAGAAGTACTGTTGCAGGAGGACCTTGATATCCCATGTGGAGGTCATCGATGAGGTATTGAAATATGCGGAGCATATGAAGGAGCCGGGAGGTCGGTAG
- the rpsB gene encoding 30S ribosomal protein S2, with amino-acid sequence MTMEDSEKQEAESKELLLPLEELLAAGLHIGTKMKTKDMRPYIYRIRPDGLLILDIGKIDERIRVAAKFISQYEPQKVYVISSRLYGKTPVEMFCEVCGCVPVTGRFIPGMISNPLHPKHAEPGLAVITDPRADSQAMEECSAHGIPVIALCDTDNVFSGVDLAIPVNNKGRRALAMVYWLLARQVLRERGTIPPDGSIDKTVDDFETKLAA; translated from the coding sequence ATGACAATGGAAGACTCCGAGAAACAGGAGGCGGAATCGAAGGAGCTCCTCCTCCCATTGGAGGAGCTCCTCGCGGCGGGCCTGCATATAGGCACGAAGATGAAGACGAAGGATATGAGACCGTATATATATCGGATCAGGCCCGACGGCCTTTTGATATTGGATATAGGGAAGATCGATGAGAGGATCAGGGTGGCCGCGAAGTTCATATCCCAATATGAGCCTCAGAAAGTATACGTGATCTCCTCTAGGCTCTATGGGAAGACCCCGGTTGAGATGTTCTGCGAGGTATGCGGGTGCGTACCGGTGACCGGGAGGTTCATCCCGGGCATGATATCCAACCCGCTTCACCCGAAGCACGCGGAGCCCGGGCTTGCCGTAATAACGGATCCGAGGGCCGATTCGCAGGCGATGGAGGAATGCTCGGCCCATGGGATACCGGTGATAGCGCTTTGCGATACCGATAATGTCTTCTCCGGGGTCGATCTGGCCATACCGGTGAATAACAAGGGCAGAAGGGCGCTGGCTATGGTGTATTGGCTGCTGGCTAGGCAGGTCCTCAGGGAGCGCGGGACAATCCCCCCGGATGGGAGCATAGATAAGACCGTGGACGATTTCGAAACGAAGTTGGCGGCTTAA
- the amrB gene encoding AmmeMemoRadiSam system protein B, whose protein sequence is MRIRHPAHAGSFYPSAPDSLRREIRRCFLHELGPGRIPEAKGGPGRVVGLICPHAGYMYSGHIAAHAYCRLGEDRIPESVVILGPDHTGSCGMASMMIEGAWRTPIGDLAIDSDLARAIRDNSDIIDVNDFALKYEHSIEVQLPFLIFLFGSRLKFVPICMGLQDLNTSREIAESIASARADREIVVIASSDMSHYEPKWIAEENDRAAIDMILRMDEEAFQGMVESRGLSICGYGPITALIHYSKLIGSRNANLLAYGTSGDVTGDYGSVVGYVAISFEL, encoded by the coding sequence TTGAGGATAAGGCATCCTGCGCATGCCGGATCGTTCTATCCCAGCGCTCCCGATTCGCTGAGGAGGGAGATAAGGAGGTGCTTCCTCCATGAGCTCGGCCCCGGGAGGATCCCGGAGGCCAAGGGGGGCCCGGGTAGGGTCGTTGGGCTTATCTGCCCTCATGCCGGGTATATGTATTCCGGCCACATAGCGGCCCATGCCTATTGTCGCTTGGGCGAGGACAGGATCCCTGAGTCGGTCGTTATACTCGGCCCGGATCACACGGGCTCATGCGGAATGGCTTCGATGATGATCGAGGGCGCTTGGAGAACCCCGATCGGGGATTTGGCGATCGATTCGGACCTAGCAAGGGCCATCAGGGATAATTCCGATATAATAGACGTTAACGATTTCGCCCTGAAGTATGAACACTCCATAGAGGTCCAGCTCCCATTCCTTATTTTCCTATTTGGCAGCAGACTTAAATTCGTCCCAATATGTATGGGGTTGCAAGATCTGAACACGAGCCGCGAGATAGCGGAGTCGATAGCCAGCGCCCGCGCCGATAGGGAAATAGTCGTGATAGCGTCCTCGGATATGAGCCACTACGAGCCCAAGTGGATCGCCGAGGAGAACGATAGGGCCGCGATAGACATGATCCTTCGGATGGATGAGGAGGCCTTCCAAGGGATGGTGGAATCGAGGGGACTATCGATCTGCGGATACGGCCCCATAACCGCCCTGATCCATTATTCGAAACTTATCGGCTCGAGGAACGCGAATTTGCTCGCCTATGGGACGAGTGGGGATGTAACGGGGGATTACGGGAGCGTTGTTGGATACGTTGCGATCTCCTTCGAATTGTGA